One genomic window of Punica granatum isolate Tunisia-2019 chromosome 1, ASM765513v2, whole genome shotgun sequence includes the following:
- the LOC116208098 gene encoding ammonium transporter 2-like, translating into MATPEAYGTNLPSVPSWLNKGDNAWQMTAATLVGLQSMPGLVILYASMVKKKWAVNSAFMALYAFAAVLILWVLLCYRMAFGDALLPFWGKGAPALGQSFLVRRAKVPETVRHHQDGSIKKPATEPFYPMATLVYFQFTFAAITMILLAGSVLGRMNILAWMAFVPLWLVFSYTVGAYSLWGGGFLYQWGVIDYSGGYVIHLASGIAGFTAAYWVGPRLKSDRERFPPNNVLLMLAGAGLLWMGWSGFNGGAPYAANIDASVAVLNTNICAATSLLIWTSLDVIFFGKPSVIGAIQGMMTGLACITPGAGVVQSWAAIVIGVLSGSVPWVSMMILHKKSTLLQKVDDTLGVFHTHAVAGLMGGLLTGLFADPALCELIAPIPDSRGAFYGGSGRIQFLKQIVAALFVIGWNIVSTSAICLAIKLFVPLRMPDEQLMIGDDAVHGEEAYALWGDGDKYDPTNSSNWPGQSFPEANPINMASPYINVARGVTVNL; encoded by the exons ATGGCCACCCCGGAGGCATACGGAACCAACCTCCCTTCAGTCCCGTCATGGCTGAACAAGGGGGACAACGCCTGGCAGATGACTGCCGCGACACTGGTGGGCCTCCAGAGCATGCCGGGCCTGGTCATCCTCTACGCCAGCATGGTCAAGAAGAAGTGGGCTGTCAACTCCGCCTTCATGGCCCTCTACGCCTTCGCCGCCGTCCTCATCTTATGGGTCCTCCTGTGCTACCGCATGGCCTTCGGCGACGCCCTCCTCCCCTTCTGGGGCAAGGGAGCCCCTGCTCTTGGGCAGAGCTTCCTCGTCCGCCGCGCCAAAGTCCCTGAGACCGTCCGCCACCACCAGGACGGCTCCATCAAGAAGCCCGCCACCGAGCCTTTCTATCCGATGGCCACTCTAGTCTACTTCCAGTTCACGTTCGCCGCCATCACCATGATCCTACTGGCAGGGTCGGTCCTGGGCCGGATGAACATCCTTGCCTGGATGGCCTTTGTGCCCCTCTGGCTGGTATTCTCCTACACCGTCGGTGCATACAGCCTCTGGGGGGGCGGCTTCCTCTACCAATGGGGTGTAATTGACTACTCCGGCGGCTATGTCATCCACCTCGCCTCCGGGATCGCCGGCTTCACTGCAGCCTACTGG GTTGGGCCGAGGCTGAAGAGTGACAGAGAAAGGTTCCCGCCCAACAACGTCCTTCTTATGCTGGCGGGTGCGGGTCTCCTATGGATGGGATGGTCTGGGTTTAACGGCGGGGCTCCCTATGCTGCCAATATCGACGCATCCGTGGCCGTCCTCAACACGAACATCTGTGCGGCCACGAGCCTCCTCATATGGACATCGCTTGATGTCATCTTCTTCGGAAAACCATCGGTCATCGGAGCCATCCAGGGAATGATGACCGGGCTTGCCTGTATCACTCCCGGCGCTG GGGTGGTGCAGTCATGGGCGGCGATAGTGATCGGAGTGCTTTCCGGTAGCGTGCCGTGGGTGTCGATGATGATCCTTCACAAGAAATCCACTCTTCTACAAAAG GTCGATGATACTCTAGGGGTGTTCCACACCCATGCGGTTGCCGGACTCATGGGAGGGCTTCTAACGGGGCTCTTCGCCGATCCGGCTTTGTGCGAGCTGATCGCACCGATCCCAGACTCGAGGGGAGCATTCTATGGGGGAAGCGGCAGGATACAGTTCCTGAAGCAGATCGTGGCGGCCTTGTTCGTGATTGGCTGGAACATAGTTTCCACATCTGCGATTTGCCTGGCCATAAAGTTGTTTGTGCCCTTGAGGATGCCCGATGAGCAGCTCATGATTGGAGATGATGCGGTCCACGGTGAGGAGGCCTATGCTCTCTGGGGCGACGGGGACAAGTACGACCCCACGAACTCGAGTAACTGGCCCGGGCAGTCCTTCCCGGAGGCCAACCCGATTAACATGGCCTCGCCTTATATCAACGTGGCTAGAGGTGTGACGGTCAACTTGTAA
- the LOC116192912 gene encoding nudix hydrolase 15, mitochondrial-like, which produces MKLSSYPGDVALPGGKMEENDTDDAATALREALEEIGLDPNLVEVAATLEPFFSQHLLRVVPVVGLLKSPDEFVPILSYDEVDAIFEVPLEMFLKDDKHRYEEREWRGWKYILHAFDFQSNGELFHVCGLTARILIRVASIVYQRSPSFNMQAPDFQHLQVALDFPIVIMNVETVFYLSIAT; this is translated from the exons ATGAAGTTGTCTTCTTACCCGG GGGATGTGGCATTGCCAGGTGGGAAGATGGAAGAGAATGATACCGACGACGCCGCGACAGCTTTACGGGAAGCCCTGGAAGAGATTGGCCTGGATCCTAATCTCGTTGAAGTTGCCGCAACTCTTGAGCCCTTCTTCTCCCAG CATCTTCTGAGGGTTGTCCCCGTGGTGGGCCTGCTTAAAAGCCCAGACGAGTTTGTACCTATACTCAGCTATGATGAGGTGGATGCTATTTTTGAAGTCCCCTTGGAGATGTTCCTGAAG GATGACAAACACAGGTATGAGGAAAGGGAATGGAGAGGGTGGAAGTACATTCTTCACGCCTTCGATTTCCAATCGAATGGGGAATTGTTTCATGTATGCGGATTAACAGCAAGAATTTTGATACGAGTGGCCTCGATTGTGTACCAACGATCTCCATCCTTCAACATGCAAGCTCCCGACTTCCAGCACTTGCAAGTGGCGCTGGATTTCCCGATAGTTATCATGAATGTCGAAACTGTGTTCTATCTCTCTATTGCTACATAA
- the LOC116192911 gene encoding ethylene-overproduction protein 1 — protein MQHNLFATMRSLKMVDGCKGPQIYTLNSEPTSGSGSSVREKLFHHLQDHLKANSIRVKSSRNYDPPSNQARHLLAETLLSYGLPGTENLEPEIESCLKSVDFVETLAAASRHVESCPPSEKSGAYLEQCAFFMGFPDPKMFRRSLRSARQHAIDVHTKVMLSSWLRFERREDELIGTSSMDCCGRNIECPRANLVHGYNPETAYDSCMCSRPPRGDEDILMEDAECSTSDDDSDMSFCIGDDEVRCIRYKMASLSGPFKTMLYGDFRESRREKINFSHNGVSVDAMKAAEIYSRTRRLTSFDPPLVLELLSFANKFCCEEMKCACDSYLASLVDNLDNALILVEYGLEETGYLLVAACLQVVLRELPSSTQNPNVMRLFCSPERRERLALVGHSSFALYYLLSHIAMENDMKSNMTVMLLERLIECAGDPWQKQLAYHQLGVVMLERKEYKDAQNWFEAAVEAGHLYSLVGVARTKYKRGHKYSAYKLMNTLISDHTPTGWMYQERSLYCLGHEKMMDLDMATDLDPTLTYPYKYRAVLMLEENKLGAAISEINKIIGFKVSPDCLELRAWFLIALEDYDGALRDVRALLSLEPNYMMFHGKIHGEQLVELLQPHAQQWSQADCWMQLYDRWSSVDDIGSLAVVHHMLEKDPGKSLLRFRQSLLLLRLNCQKTAMHSLRLARNYSNFAHERLVYEGWILYDTGHREEALAKAEESISIKRSFEAYFLKAYILSDSAYDSDSEVSSSSVIQLLEEALRCPSDGLRKGQALNNLGSIYVDCEKLDKAADCYMNALNIKHTRAHQGLARVYHLKNQTKAAYDEMTKLIEKAQNNASAYEKRSEYCDRDMAKSDLSIATQLDPLRTYPYRYRAAVLMDDHKEAEAITELSRAIAFKPDLQLLHLRAAFYDSIGDLASTIRDCEAALCMEPGHAETLKLRSKSQERLKERQTRES, from the exons ATGCAACACAACCTGTTTGCGACGATGCGTAGCTTGAAGATGGTAGACGGATGCAAAGGCCCTCAAATCTACACCCTCAACTCCGAGCCTACCTCCGGCAGTGGCAGCAGTGTCAGGGAGAAGCTCTTCCACCACCTCCAGGACCACCTGAAGGCCAACTCCATCCGGGTGAAATCTAGCCGGAACTATGATCCGCCATCCAACCAAGCACGGCATTTGTTGGCCGAGACTTTGCTCTCCTATGGCCTCCCTGGCACTGAAAACCTCGAGCCCGAGATAGAGTCGTGCCTCAAATCTGTTGATTTTGTTGAGACTCTTGCAGCTGCCTCCCGCCATGTGGAGAGCTGCCCTCCATCTGAAAAGTCGGGTGCATATCTCGAGCAATGTGCTTTCTTTATGGGGTTCCCTGATCCGAAAATGTTCCGGCGGAGCCTTCGATCCGCTCGACAACATGCCATTGATGTTCACACGAAGGTTATGCTCTCGTCATGGTTACGGTTCGAACGGAGAGAGGATGAGCTCATCGGGACATCATCCATGGATTGCTGTGGCCGAAACATTGAGTGCCCTAGGGCTAACTTAGTGCACGGCTACAATCCGGAAACGGCTTATGATTCTTGCATGTGCTCCCGACCTCCTAGGGGTGATGAGGACATCTTGATGGAGGATGCGGAATGCTCAACTTCCGATGATGATAGCGACATGTCGTTTTGTATTGGCGATGATGAGGTGAGATGCATTAGGTACAAAATGGCGTCGCTCTCTGGACCATTTAAGACAATGTTGTATGGAGATTTCAGGGAGTCCCGAAGGGAGAAGATTAATTTTTCACATAATGGGGTCTCGGTGGATGCAATGAAAGCGGCCGAGATATATAGTCGGACAAGAAGGTTAACCTCATTCGATCCTCCCCTCGTCCTAGAGCTCCTCTCTTTCGCAAACAAGTTTTGTTGTGAGGAGATGAAATGCGCTTGTGATTCCTATCTGGCTTCTCTGGTGGACAACCTTGACAATGCCTTGATATTGGTCGAGTACGGGCTAGAAGAGACCGGATATCTTCTAGTGGCAGCATGCTTGCAGGTTGTATTGAGGGAGCTGCCTAGTTCGACGCAGAACCCGAACGTGATGAGGTTGTTCTGTAGTCCAGAGAGGAGGGAGAGGTTGGCTCTCGTAGGACATTCCTCCTTCGCATTGTACTATCTCTTAAGTCATATTGCTATGGAGAATGACATGAAATCTAACATGACTGTCATGCTCCTAGAGAGGCTAATCGAGTGTGCAGGCGATCCGTGGCAAAAGCAGCTCGCTTATCACCAGCTCGGGGTGGTGATGCTCGAAAGGAAGGAGTACAAGGATGCGCAGAATTGGTTTGAGGCAGCGGTCGAGGCCGGGCATCTCTATTCATTAGTGGGCGTCGCAAGGACCAAGTACAAGCGAGGGCACAAATACTCAGCCTACAAGTTGATGAACACTCTCATTTCTGATCACACGCCAACAGGGTGGATGTATCAGGAGAGATCATTGTATTGCCTCGGGCACGAGAAGATGATGGATTTGGATATGGCTACCGACTTAGACCCAACCCTTACTTACCCATACAAGTATCGGGCCGTCCTGATGCTAGAGGAGAATAAGCTTGGGGCTGCTATCTCGGAGATCAACAAGATAATTGGCTTCAAGGTTTCCCCCGATTGCCTTGAGTTGCGTGCCTGGTTCTTGATTGCCCTTGAGGACTACGATGGGGCCTTGAGGGATGTGCGCGCTCTGCTATCACTGGAACCAAACTACATGATGTTCCACGGGAAAATTCACGGGGAACAACTGGTTGAGCTTCTCCAGCCTCACGCACAGCAATGGAGCCAGGCTGATTGCTGGATGCAGCTCTATGACCGATGGTCAAGTGTTGATGATATCGGCTCGCTGGCGGTGGTGCACCACATGCTGGAAAAAGATCCTGGAAAGAGTCTGTTACGGTTTAGACAATCGCTCCTACTTTTACG GTTAAATTGTCAGAAAACAGCAATGCATAGCTTGCGGTTAGCTAGAAACTACTCAAACTTTGCACACGAACGGCTTGTCTATGAAGGCTGGATCCTATACGATACCGGTCACCGCGAGGAAGCCCTGGCCAAGGCTGAGGAATCGATCTCCATCAAGAGATCATTTGAAGCCTACTTCCTCAAGGCGTACATTCTGTCGGACTCAGCTTATGATTCGGATTCAGAGGTTTCATCTTCAAGCGTTATCCAATTGCTGGAGGAGGCCCTTAGGTGCCCTTCTGATGGCCTTCGAAAGGGACAA GCTCTGAACAATCTCGGGAGTATATATGTAGACTGTGAGAAACTAGACAAAGCGGCCGATTGTTACATGAATGCTCTCAACATCAAACACACCCGGGCCCACCAAGGTTTGGCTCGAGTTTACCACCTGAAAAATCAAACCAAGGCCGCTTACGATGAGATGACCAAGCTAATCGAGAAAGCTCAGAACAATGCATCCGCATACGAGAAGCGTTCCGAGTACTGTGACCGGGACATGGCAAAGAGCGACCTCAGCATCGCAACTCAGTTGGATCCTCTCAGGACTTACCCTTATAGATACAGGGCAGCag TTCTAATGGACGACCACAAAGAAGCTGAGGCGATCACCGAACTGTCGAGAGCGATAGCTTTCAAGCCCGACCTGCAGTTACTGCATCTCCGAGCAGCATTTTACGATTCAATAGGCGACCTCGCGTCCACTATTAGAGATTGCGAGGCGGCGCTGTGCATGGAGCCTGGGCATGCCGAGACGCTCAAGCTGCGTAGTAAATCCCAAGAACGGCTCAAAGAACGACAAACGAGGGAAAGTTAG
- the LOC116213985 gene encoding importin subunit beta-1, with amino-acid sequence MAMEITQILLSAQALDARVRTEAEASLRQFQEQNLPAFLLSLSFELANNDKPIESRRLAGIILKNSLDAKDAARKNLLVQQWVGIEISVKSQIKELLLRTLGSSAHEAWHTSAQVIAKVASIEIPQKQWPELIGALLNNMTQRDQPASLKQATLETLGYVCEEISHQDLAQDEVNTVLTAVVQGMNLAEHSPEVRLAATRALCNALAFAQTNFDNEMERNYIMKVVCETAMSKEAEIRQAAFECLVSIASLYYELLEPYMQTLFELTSNAVKGDEEAVALQAIEFWSSICDEEIELQDYESPEVGESGAPHSCFIEKALSVLVPMLLETLLKQEEDQDQDDTVWNLSMAGGTCLGLVARTVGDAILPLVMPFVEENIKKPDWHCREAATYAFGSVLEGPTAEKLSPLVNAGLDFLLSLMKDENSHVRDTTAWTLSRVFELLDIISSENLQKVVIVLLESIRDASHIAEKVCGAIYFLAQGFEDSESSSLLSPYLMDMITGLLNTADRTDSSDSKLRSSAYETINEVVRCSNLAESSQIIVQLLPVIMNKLQQTLELQIMKSDDREKQGDLQASLCGVLQVIIQKLSSTDETRPAVVQFADQIMALFLSVFACHSSTVHEEAMLAIGALAYATGAEFLKYMPEFSKYLQMGLQNFEEYQVCSITVGVVGDICRALDDKILPFCDGIMELLLKDLQSDMLHQSVKPAIFSCFGDIALAIGEQFEKYVHHALPMMQQAAEICAQIDPSDEELMEYGYQLKRSIFEAYSGILQGFKDTKSELMLPYASHLLQFIELVCNDKQRDESVTKATVAVMGDLADALGSNTKLLFRDCVFYIDFLGECLQSDDEQLKETATWTQGMIGRVMVS; translated from the exons ATGGCTATGGAGATCACTCAGATTCTGCTATCTGCTCAAGCACTTGATGCAAGAGTCAGAACTGAAGCTGAGGCTAGCCTTAGGCAGTTCCAGGAGCAGAACCTGCCTGCTTTTCTTCTGTCCTTGTCTTTTGAGCTGGCAAACAATGACAAACCTATTGAATCTCGCCGGTTGGCTGGTATTATTCTTAAGAATTCCTTAGATGCAAAGGATGCTGCCAGGAAAAACTTGCTTGTTCAACAGTGGGTTGGAATCGAGATTTCCGTTAAGTCTCAAATCAAGGAATTGCTTTTGAGGACCCTTGGCTCATCTGCTCATGAGGCATGGCATACTTCTGCACAAGTGATTGCAAAAGTTGCTTCCATTGAGATCCCGCAGAAGCAATGGCCTGAACTAATTGGGGCATTGCTCAACAACATGACACAGCGAGATCAGCCTGCATCCCTCAAGCAGGCAACACTGGAAACTCTTGGATATGTATGCGAGGAGATATCACACCAGGATCTGGCGCAAGATGAAGTGAACACTGTTCTCACTGCGGTGGTTCAAGGTATGAACCTTGCTGAGCATAGCCCTGAAGTTCGACTTGCAGCAACAAGGGCACTTTGTAATGCTCTGGCATTTGCTCAGACAAACTTTGATAATGAGATGGAGCGCAACTATATAATGAAAGTGGTCTGTGAAACTGCCATGTCCAAGGAGGCGGAGATCAGGCAAGCAGCTTTTGAATGTCTTGTTTCCATAGCATCATTATACTATGAGCTGCTGGAACCTTATATGCAGACCCTCTTTGAACTGACATCAAACGCTGTGAAGGGAGATGAAGAGGCAGTGGCCCTCCAAGCAATTGAGTTTTGGAGTTCCATTTGTGATGAAGAGATAGAACTTCAGGATTATGAGTCTCCTGAGGTTGGGGAATCTGGCGCCCCTCATTCATGCTTCATAGAGAAGGCTCTGTCAGTTTTGGTTCCTATGTTGCTGGAAACTCTGTTGAAGCAGGAAGAAGATCAAGACCAGGATGATACTGTCTGGAATTTATCCATGGCAGGTGGGACCTGTCTGGGTCTTGTTGCTAGGACCGTTGGAGATGCCATTCTGCCTCTTGTAATGCCCTTTGTTGAGGAGAACATAAAAAAGCCTGACTGGCATTGTCGTGAAGCTGCCACTTATGCATTTGGTTCTGTTCTTGAAGGCCCCACTGCTGAGAAGCTCTCTCCTCTGGTCAATGCAGGCTTGGATTTTCTCCTTAGTCTCATGAAGGATGAAAATAGCCATGTTCGGGACACGACTGCATGGACCCTTAGCCGTGTTTTTGAGTTATTGGATATTATATCTTCTGAGAATCTTCAGAAGGTGGTCATAGTATTGCTGGAGAGTATAAGGGATGCTTCCCACATTGCAGAGAAGGTATGTGGAGCAATCTATTTCCTCGCCCAGGGGTTTGAAGATTCTGAAAGCAGTTCTCTTCTCTCACCTTACTTGATGGACATGATCACTGGTCTTCTTAATACTGCTGATCGCACGGATAGCAGTGACTCCAAGTTGAGGTCATCTGCTTATGAGACCATAAACGAGGTGGTCAGGTGCTCCAATCTTGCGGAGTCATCTCAAATCATAGTCCAGCTGCTTCCTGTGATCATGAATAAGTTGCAGCAGACCTTGGAGCTCCAGATCATGAAATCCGATGACAGAGAAAAGCAGGGTGATCTGCAAGCATCTCTTTGCGGAGTTCTTCAGGTCATCATCCAGAAACTTAGCAGTACCGATGAGACAAGACCTGCAGTAGTTCAGTTTGCTGATCAGATCATGGCACTGTTTCTCAGTGTGTTTGCTTGCCATAGCTCTACTGTCCATGAGGAAGCAATGCTCGCAATTGGTGCTCTTGCTTATGCTACTGGTGcggaatttttgaaatatatgcCTGAGTTCAGCAAGTACCTGCAGATGGGTTTGCAGAATTTTGAGGAGTACCAGGTCTGTTCCATCACAGTGGGGGTTGTCGGAGACATTTGCCGAGCTTTGGATGATAAGATCTTGCCCTTCTGTGATGGTATCATGGAACTTCTTCTCAAAGATCTCCAGAGCGACATGCTCCATCAATCTGTGAAGCCAGCGATATTCTCTTGCTTTGGAGATATTGCTCTTGCAATAGGGGAGCAATTCGAGAAGTATGTCCATCATGCGCTGCCCATGATGCAACAAGCGGCTGAGATTTGTGCCCAGATCGACCCAAGCGATGAGGAGCTGATGGAATATGGGTACCAGCTCAAGCGTAGCATTTTCGAAGCATACTCAGGAATCCTCCAAGGGTTCAAGGATACTAAGTCTGAGCTCATGTTGCCCTATGCTTCTCATCTCTTGCAGTTTATCGAGCTGGTCTGCAATGACAAGCAGAG GGATGAGAGCGTGACGAAGGCTACAGTTGCCGTGATGGGCGACCTTGCCGATGCCCTAGGCTCAAATACAAAGTTGTTGTTCAGGGACTGCGTGTTCTACATTGATTTCTTGGGGGAGTGTCTTCAGTCAGACGATGAGCAACTCAAGGAGACGGCAACTTGGACCCAAGGAATGATTGGGCGGGTCATGGTCTCATGA